A region from the Hydra vulgaris chromosome 08, alternate assembly HydraT2T_AEP genome encodes:
- the LOC105846466 gene encoding chitin deacetylase 8 isoform X2 has protein sequence MANKIILHSFLISLLHQISANVIRQDILLFSLKDSETENTFIQSSANQEQPPTIFLATSTMPSENILPESFSVKKIQLQTSSNEPVMTEPFTVPNQVELIVTNQVSPESLQPASSCNVAKCLLPSCRCAGTDIPGGLSKVNTPQMILLTMDDGVTPENYQLYSELLSGMTNFNGCPIKATFFVSGDNTDYTYVKKLQQSGHEIADHSTTHKFPIEWWSKTAALEDLQMEILTQKNTIQQEVGTTTLGWRTPFLASQENTFKVLAESQFLYDSSLVTFPGTRWWPYTLDYLPSLPCYMANCPKDAYPGVWEIPLVTLQCDESATSFASMLDECTNLETEESTYNMLMTNFKLHYEDSKQPFPMFGHSTWFDNAPYRKDAVIRFMNDVRKFNDVYFVTAQQAIQWIKSPVGNDKMPFLCE, from the exons ATGGCGAACAAAATTATTCTACATtcgtttttaatttctttactaCATCAGATATCTGCAAACGTAATCCGACAAGATATTTTactat TTTCGCTAAAAGATTCTGAAACAGAAAACACCTTTATTCAATCATCAGCCAATCAAGAACAACCACCGACAATATTTCTTGCAACAAGCACAATGccttcagaaaatattttaccagaAAGTTTTTCAGTCAAAAAGATTCAGCTGCAAACATCTTCAAACGAACCCGTAATGACAGAACCATTTACTGTTCCGAATCAAGTTGAATTAATAGTGACGAACCAGGTTTCACCAGAGTCACTACAACCAGCATCGAGTTGTAATGTTGCCAAATGTCTTTTACCTTCATGTAGATGCGCGGGAACAGATATACCTGGAGGATTGTCAAAAGTTAACACCccgcaaatgattttattaaccATGGATGATGGGGTAACACCAGAAAACTACCAGCTTTACAGTGAGTTACTTAGTGGTATGACTAACTTTAATGGCTGTCCGATCAAAGCAACGTTTTTCGTATCTGGTGATAACACCGACTACACTTACGTCAAGAAATTGCAACAGAGCG GTCATGAGATAGCAGATCATTCGACGACTCACAAATTTCCTATAGAATGGTGGAGTAAAACA GCCGCCTTAGAAGATCTGCAAATGGagattttaacacaaaaaaatactattcaGCAAGAAGTTGGAACAACCACACTTGGATGGAGAACTCCGTTTCTTGCCAGCCAAGAAAACACGTTTAAAGTGTTAGCTGAAAGCCAGTTTTTGTATGACAGTTCGCTGGTAACTTTTCCGGGTACACGATGGTGGCCATATACGTTGGACTACTTACCTTCATTGCCATGCTACATGGCAAACTGTCCGAAAG ATGCGTATCCTGGAGTATGGGAAATCCCGTTGGTTACATTGCAATGCGACGAATCAGCTACATCGTTCGCTTCTATGCTCGATGAATGTACAAATTTAGAAACCGAAGAAAGCACGTACAACATGTTAATGACCAATTTTAAGCTTCACTACGAGGATAGTAAGCAACCGTTCCCCATGTTTGGCCATTCAACTTGGTTTGATAATGCACCTTACCGTAAAGATG ctgtcATAAGGTTTATGAACGATGTTCGAAAGTTCAACGACGTTTACTTTGTTACTGCCCAACAGGCAATTCAATGGATAAAGTCGCCAGTCGGTAATGACAAAATGCCGTTTTTGTGTGAATAA